A stretch of the Lolium perenne isolate Kyuss_39 chromosome 3, Kyuss_2.0, whole genome shotgun sequence genome encodes the following:
- the LOC127327115 gene encoding uncharacterized protein isoform X1 has protein sequence MALSRARRAYVKPVVAVPLASPLSPCLLSTILGAISAKETLVPFLCLVLIHVAATLAYSPVCLHKSKLCHHISAAKPRNNVFGRTDGDVQNIKWDCGCVLLLGTQ, from the exons ATGGCCCTCTCGCGCGCGCGGCGTGCCTATGTGAAGCCCGTCGTTGCCGTTCCCCTGGCAAGCCCGTTGTCCCCGTGCCTGCTCTCCACCATCCTCGGCGCCATATCCGCAAAAG AAACCTTGGTTCCGTTCTTGTGTCTAGTGTTGATTCATGTTGCTGCAACCTTAGCATATTCACCTGTTTGTTTACACAAATCAAAGCTCTGTCATCATATTTCAGCCGCCAAGCCAAG GAACAATGTATTTGGGAG GACCGACGGCGATGTTCAAAATATAAAGTGGGATTGTGGGTGTGTCCTGCTCCTGGGTACACAATGA
- the LOC127327115 gene encoding uncharacterized protein isoform X2 yields the protein MALSRARRAYVKPVVAVPLASPLSPCLLSTILGAISAKETLVPFLCLVLIHVAATLAYSPVCLHKSKLCHHISAAKPRNNVFGRLSSTHGRS from the exons ATGGCCCTCTCGCGCGCGCGGCGTGCCTATGTGAAGCCCGTCGTTGCCGTTCCCCTGGCAAGCCCGTTGTCCCCGTGCCTGCTCTCCACCATCCTCGGCGCCATATCCGCAAAAG AAACCTTGGTTCCGTTCTTGTGTCTAGTGTTGATTCATGTTGCTGCAACCTTAGCATATTCACCTGTTTGTTTACACAAATCAAAGCTCTGTCATCATATTTCAGCCGCCAAGCCAAG GAACAATGTATTTGGGAG ATTAAGCTCAACACATGGCCGGAGTTGA